The Temnothorax longispinosus isolate EJ_2023e chromosome 7, Tlon_JGU_v1, whole genome shotgun sequence genome contains a region encoding:
- the Gatb gene encoding glutamyl-tRNA(Gln) amidotransferase subunit B, mitochondrial isoform X2, whose amino-acid sequence MLSRRRTCLVLAHKWIRRRNDLSRRFLSSKIQRDAKVREKWKPTVGLEVHAQIATESKLFSAASTDFARPVNSCVSFFDCATPGTLPVLNRRCVESAVTTALALSCRLNETSLFERKHYFYADLPAGFQITQQGRPIAVNGEVRFHVFIPGLHKSPYLKSSKIKQIQLEQDSGRSLHVEDAARSLIDLNRAGIPLMEFVFEPDLVDGEEAAALVKELAFTLQLLGVCSGKMEEGALRVDANVSVSNCGSLGVRTEIKNIGSVRAVAAAVQYEINRHFSILEVGDEMFNETRAWDTVNKRTVPMREKEDKEDYRFMPETNLPPLRIHLREDLPNRSNLVDAVVLRRQLPELPEQIRQRLQDVLQITPEIIVALMSDFTLLQLFNGIMRKNEKREPQLVAKFLVMNLLTFLNKNKLTIEFCIPREDFIGQLVDLLQDKLINLITAKKILKELIADSDKRPKEIVEERNWFLISDEKQLEQMCLEIIEKNPKLVSGYKSGKKKLFNALMGEMAKVTEQRADFAAVAKIMERLLKS is encoded by the exons ATGTTGTCGAGGCGACGGACGTGCCTCGTCCTCGCGCATAAATGGATCCGGAGGCGAAACGATCTTTCACGGCGGTTTCTTTCGTCCAAGATACAAAGAGACGCAAAAGTACG GGAGAAATGGAAGCCCACCGTGGGATTGGAGGTCCACGCACAGATCGCCACGGAATCGAAATTGTTTTCCGCCGCGTCCACGGACTTCGCCCGCCCGGTTAATTCGTGCGTCTCGTTCTTCGACTGCGCTACACCGGGAACGTTGCCT GTATTGAACAGGAGATGCGTGGAATCGGCGGTGACAACCGCCCTGGCGCTGTCCTGCCGACTGAACGAGACTTCCTTGTTCGAGAGGAAGCATTACTTCTACGCGGACTTGCCT GCGGGGTTTCAAATCACTCAACAAGGACGACCGATCGCGGTCAATGGCGAAGTTAGGTTTCATGTGTTCATCCCGGGGCTGCACAAGTCCCCGTACTTGAAATCTTCCAAGATCAAGCAGATCCAGTTGGAGCAGGACAGTGGTAGAAGTTTGCACGTCGAAGATGCGGCGAG aagcCTGATCGATCTTAATCGCGCCGGAATACCCTTGATGGAATTCGTGTTTGAGCCGGACTTGGTCGACGGCGAGGAAGCGGCCGCGCTTGTGAAGGAGCTTGCATTTACATTGCAGTTACTGGGCGTCTGCAGCGGCAAGATGGAAG AAGGGGCACTTCGCGTGGACGCCAACGTTTCCGTGAGCAACTGCGGCAGTTTAGGCGTTCGaacggaaataaaaaatatcggaaGTGTGCGCGCTGTCGCTGCGGCTGTTCAATATGAGATAAATAGGCACTTCTCCATCCTTGAAGTCGGTGACGAGATGTTCAACGAGACTCGCGCGTGGGACACGGTGAACAAGAGAACTGTTCCTATGCgagaaaaagaagacaaaGAG GATTACCGATTTATGCCCGAAACGAATTTGCCACCTTTACGCATACATCTTAGAGAAGATTTACCGAATAGAAGCAATTTAGTCGATGCCGTAGTGCTGCGAAGACAATTACCCGAGTTGCCGGAACAGATACGTCAGAGATTACAGGATGTTCTTCAGATAACTCCTGAAATAATCGTAGCTCTAATG agTGACTTCACattgttacaattatttaatggaataatgagaaaaaatgagAAACGCGAGCCGCAATTGGTCGCAAAGTTTCTCGTAATGAATCTGTTGACCtttctcaataaaaataaactaacaATTGAATTTTG TATACCACGTGAAGATTTTATTGGTCAATTGGTCGATTTATTACaagacaaattaattaatttaataacggcgaaaaagattttaaaggaATTAATAGCCGACTCAGATAAACGACCAAAAGAG ATCGTTGAAGAGCGCAACTGGTTCCTGATATCAGACGAGAAGCAATTAGAACAAATGTGTTTAGAAATTATAGAGAAAAATCCGAAACTTGTATCAGGGTATAAAAGTGGcaagaagaaattatttaacgcaTTGATGGGAGAAATGGCAAAAGTTACAGAGCAACGTGCAGATTTTGCTGCTGTTGCAAAAATTATGGAACGATTACTGAAATCGTGA
- the Gatb gene encoding glutamyl-tRNA(Gln) amidotransferase subunit B, mitochondrial isoform X1, producing the protein MILTRNGDSTAGDLSHLELPVAIGSSELFFSPTRSSPASLSNFRSENQINEKCCRGDGRASSSRINGSGGETIFHGGFFRPRYKETQKEKWKPTVGLEVHAQIATESKLFSAASTDFARPVNSCVSFFDCATPGTLPVLNRRCVESAVTTALALSCRLNETSLFERKHYFYADLPAGFQITQQGRPIAVNGEVRFHVFIPGLHKSPYLKSSKIKQIQLEQDSGRSLHVEDAARSLIDLNRAGIPLMEFVFEPDLVDGEEAAALVKELAFTLQLLGVCSGKMEEGALRVDANVSVSNCGSLGVRTEIKNIGSVRAVAAAVQYEINRHFSILEVGDEMFNETRAWDTVNKRTVPMREKEDKEDYRFMPETNLPPLRIHLREDLPNRSNLVDAVVLRRQLPELPEQIRQRLQDVLQITPEIIVALMSDFTLLQLFNGIMRKNEKREPQLVAKFLVMNLLTFLNKNKLTIEFCIPREDFIGQLVDLLQDKLINLITAKKILKELIADSDKRPKEIVEERNWFLISDEKQLEQMCLEIIEKNPKLVSGYKSGKKKLFNALMGEMAKVTEQRADFAAVAKIMERLLKS; encoded by the exons atgattCTGACTCGAAATGGCGATTCAACAGCTGGGGATCTGTCACATTTGGAACTCCCTGTAGCCATTGGCAGTtccgaattatttttttctcccaCGAGGAGCTCGCCGGCTTCTCTCTCGAACTTTAGATCGGAAAATCAAATCAATGAAAAATGTTGTCGAGGCGACGGACGTGCCTCGTCCTCGCGCATAAATGGATCCGGAGGCGAAACGATCTTTCACGGCGGTTTCTTTCGTCCAAGATACAAAGAGACGCAAAA GGAGAAATGGAAGCCCACCGTGGGATTGGAGGTCCACGCACAGATCGCCACGGAATCGAAATTGTTTTCCGCCGCGTCCACGGACTTCGCCCGCCCGGTTAATTCGTGCGTCTCGTTCTTCGACTGCGCTACACCGGGAACGTTGCCT GTATTGAACAGGAGATGCGTGGAATCGGCGGTGACAACCGCCCTGGCGCTGTCCTGCCGACTGAACGAGACTTCCTTGTTCGAGAGGAAGCATTACTTCTACGCGGACTTGCCT GCGGGGTTTCAAATCACTCAACAAGGACGACCGATCGCGGTCAATGGCGAAGTTAGGTTTCATGTGTTCATCCCGGGGCTGCACAAGTCCCCGTACTTGAAATCTTCCAAGATCAAGCAGATCCAGTTGGAGCAGGACAGTGGTAGAAGTTTGCACGTCGAAGATGCGGCGAG aagcCTGATCGATCTTAATCGCGCCGGAATACCCTTGATGGAATTCGTGTTTGAGCCGGACTTGGTCGACGGCGAGGAAGCGGCCGCGCTTGTGAAGGAGCTTGCATTTACATTGCAGTTACTGGGCGTCTGCAGCGGCAAGATGGAAG AAGGGGCACTTCGCGTGGACGCCAACGTTTCCGTGAGCAACTGCGGCAGTTTAGGCGTTCGaacggaaataaaaaatatcggaaGTGTGCGCGCTGTCGCTGCGGCTGTTCAATATGAGATAAATAGGCACTTCTCCATCCTTGAAGTCGGTGACGAGATGTTCAACGAGACTCGCGCGTGGGACACGGTGAACAAGAGAACTGTTCCTATGCgagaaaaagaagacaaaGAG GATTACCGATTTATGCCCGAAACGAATTTGCCACCTTTACGCATACATCTTAGAGAAGATTTACCGAATAGAAGCAATTTAGTCGATGCCGTAGTGCTGCGAAGACAATTACCCGAGTTGCCGGAACAGATACGTCAGAGATTACAGGATGTTCTTCAGATAACTCCTGAAATAATCGTAGCTCTAATG agTGACTTCACattgttacaattatttaatggaataatgagaaaaaatgagAAACGCGAGCCGCAATTGGTCGCAAAGTTTCTCGTAATGAATCTGTTGACCtttctcaataaaaataaactaacaATTGAATTTTG TATACCACGTGAAGATTTTATTGGTCAATTGGTCGATTTATTACaagacaaattaattaatttaataacggcgaaaaagattttaaaggaATTAATAGCCGACTCAGATAAACGACCAAAAGAG ATCGTTGAAGAGCGCAACTGGTTCCTGATATCAGACGAGAAGCAATTAGAACAAATGTGTTTAGAAATTATAGAGAAAAATCCGAAACTTGTATCAGGGTATAAAAGTGGcaagaagaaattatttaacgcaTTGATGGGAGAAATGGCAAAAGTTACAGAGCAACGTGCAGATTTTGCTGCTGTTGCAAAAATTATGGAACGATTACTGAAATCGTGA